CGCGCCGCCGTGCACGCACCGGGCAGCGGACACCACGTCGCCCGCGACGGCGACGACACCGACCAGACGACCCCGCACGACGACGAGAAGGGCACAGCACGGTGAGCACCGAGACGCAGACCGAGACCTGGAACGACCGGTTCGGGGCGTCGCTCATGCGATCCCTGATCCCGCCGAAGATCATGCTCGAGCGCGGCGAGGGCTGCCGGGTCTGGGACGTCGACGGCAACGAGTACCTCGACTTCCTCGCCGGCATCGCGGTGAACTCCCTCGGACACGCCCACCCGGCGCTCGTCGAGGCGATCGCCGACCAGGCCGCCAAGCTCGTGCACGTCTCGAACTACTTCGCGACGCCGCCGCAGCTCGAGCTCGCCGAACGGCTCAAGCGCATCTCCGGTGCGGGCGACGCGGGCCGCGTGTACTTCGGCAACTCCGGCGCCGAGGCCAACGAGGCCGCGTTCAAGCTGGCCCGCCTGAACCGCGGCGCGAACGGCGAGAAGACCCGCATCATCGCGCTCCAGCAGGCGTTCCACGGCCGGACGATGGGGGCGCTCGCGCTCACCGGCAAGCCCGCGCTGCAGCAGGACTTCCTGCCGATGATCCCCGGTGTCGAGCACGTCGAGACCTCGATCGAGGCGCTCGAGCGGTCGATCGACGGCACCGTCGCGGCGCTCGTCCTCGAGCCGATCAAGGGTGAGGCCGGCGTCGTCGACCTGCCCGAGGGCTTCCTGCAGGCCGCCCGACGCCTCACCGAGGAGCACGGCGCCCTGCTGATCCTCGACGAGATCCAGACCGGCATCGGCCGGACGGGTGCGTGGTTCGCCTTCCAGAACACCGGGGTCGTACCGGACGCCATCACCGTCGCCAAGGGCATCGCCGGCGGCTTCCCGATCGGCGCGCTCGTCACCTTCGGGTGGGCGTCCGACCTGTTCTCCGCCGGGCAGCACGGGTCGACCTTCGGCGGCAACCCGCTCGGCACCCGCGTCGCGAACGCGGTGCTCGAGGAGATCGAGCGCGCCGACCTCGTCGCCGGTGCCGTCGTCAAGGGCGAGCGGATCCGCGCGGGCATCACGGCCCTCGGGTCGGAGCTCGTCGAGGAGGTGCGCGGGAGCGGCCTGCTCGTCGGCGTCGGTCTCCGTCGCCCGGTCGCTGCGGCCGTCGCGGCCGCCGCCCTCGAACGCGGCCTCATCATCAACGCACCGAACGAGTCGAGCCTGCGCATCGCGCCGCCGCTCATCGTGTCCGATGCCGAGATCGACGCCTTCCTGTCGATCCTCGCCCAGAGCATGGCGGCCGTCCAGGGCGCCGACCAGGAGACCTCCGCATGACCCGCCACTTCCTCCGGGACGACGACCTGACCCAGGCCGAGCAGTCGGCGATCCTCGACCTCGCCGTCGAGATGAAGCGCGACCGCTGGGGTGCCAAGCCGCTCGCAGGTCCGCAGAGCGTCGCCGTGATCTTCGACAAGTCGTCCACCCGCACCCGGGTGTCCTTCCACGTCGGCATCAGCGACCTCGGCGGCAGCCCGCTCATCATCTCGACCGCCAACAGCCAGCTCGGCGGCAAGGAGACCCCGACCGACACCGCCCGCGTGCTCGAGCGGATGGTGTCGGCGATCGTCTGGCGGACCTACGCCCAGTCCGGGCTCGAGGAGATGGCGGCGAGCACGACGGTCCCCGTCGTGAACGCGCTGTCCGACGACTTCCACCCGTGCCAGCTCCTCGCCGACCTGCTCACCATCCGTGAGCACCGCGGTGCCCTGGCCGGGCAGACCGTCGCCTTCGTCGGTGACGGCGCGAGCAACATGGCGCAGTCGTACCTGCTCGCGTGTGCCACGGCGGGCATGCACGTCCGCGTCGCCTCGCCGGTCGAGTTCGCACCGGCACCGCAGGTCGTGACCGACGCCGAACACCGCGCTGCCGAGACCGGCGGATCGGTGCTCGTCGTGACGGACCCGGTGGCCGCGGTCGCCGGTGCCGACGTCGTCGTGACCGACACCTGGGTCTCGATGGGCAAGGAGGACGAGAAGCAGCAGCGGCTCGCGACCTTCGCCGGCTACCGCGTCGACGACGAGCTCCTCGCGCACGCCGCGGACGACGCCGTGTTCATGCACTGCCTCCCCGCCGACCGCGGCTACGAGGTCACCGCCGAGGTCATCGACGGACCGCGCAGCATCATCTGGGACGAGGCGGAGAACCGCCTGCACGCCCAGAAGGCCCTGCTCG
The sequence above is drawn from the Curtobacterium sp. L6-1 genome and encodes:
- a CDS encoding acetylornithine transaminase, producing MSTETQTETWNDRFGASLMRSLIPPKIMLERGEGCRVWDVDGNEYLDFLAGIAVNSLGHAHPALVEAIADQAAKLVHVSNYFATPPQLELAERLKRISGAGDAGRVYFGNSGAEANEAAFKLARLNRGANGEKTRIIALQQAFHGRTMGALALTGKPALQQDFLPMIPGVEHVETSIEALERSIDGTVAALVLEPIKGEAGVVDLPEGFLQAARRLTEEHGALLILDEIQTGIGRTGAWFAFQNTGVVPDAITVAKGIAGGFPIGALVTFGWASDLFSAGQHGSTFGGNPLGTRVANAVLEEIERADLVAGAVVKGERIRAGITALGSELVEEVRGSGLLVGVGLRRPVAAAVAAAALERGLIINAPNESSLRIAPPLIVSDAEIDAFLSILAQSMAAVQGADQETSA
- the argF gene encoding ornithine carbamoyltransferase: MTRHFLRDDDLTQAEQSAILDLAVEMKRDRWGAKPLAGPQSVAVIFDKSSTRTRVSFHVGISDLGGSPLIISTANSQLGGKETPTDTARVLERMVSAIVWRTYAQSGLEEMAASTTVPVVNALSDDFHPCQLLADLLTIREHRGALAGQTVAFVGDGASNMAQSYLLACATAGMHVRVASPVEFAPAPQVVTDAEHRAAETGGSVLVVTDPVAAVAGADVVVTDTWVSMGKEDEKQQRLATFAGYRVDDELLAHAADDAVFMHCLPADRGYEVTAEVIDGPRSIIWDEAENRLHAQKALLAWLLAANAPTAADGATAADVATPGN